TCTGCAATCTGCTTTGATATGTTAGGTCTCTCAACTGTAGATAACTGATTCAACTCTGATTTTAATTTATCTAAAGCTTCTAAACTATAATATACAATCTTTGACATATACCAATACGTTTTAAATTAATATAATATGATTTTTCTAATTTATTATAAACTATAGTACAATTCTTGCACCAAAAGTATGAACAGACTGCAAAGGATCTGCGGGCCTATAAGAGTAATCTAATCCGAAATTTGTTTCATCTGAAAGAGGCAATTCTACACTAAAACCAGCTGACAAGCCTTTAAATGAGGTTGTTCTACCTTCATCAAAATCATCTAAAATACCACTCTCATAACCATAACCGCCTCTTAATGTAACCATCTCCTTCCAAGAAACTTCTAGACCAGTTAAAAATTGATCTTTAGAAAAGGAATTTGAAACAAATGTTTCTGAACATGTAATTCTAAACTCATCATTTAGTAAATAAAAATCATACGAACCACCTATATTAAGTAGAGAAGGTAATTCAAACGAGGCAGATCTGATTTCCATAGTCATATCATACCCATTTAATCCATTTACAGTAACATCATCTCCATCTCCGTTGAATTCCATTCTAGGACCAATGTTTTTTAATGTAATTCCAAATTTTGCCTCACCTCGTCTACCCGTTTCATAATGAACTCCTGCATCCAATGCAACACCGTTAGCAGATAATTCAGCAGCAGATTCAGAAATCATTTTTACAGTCAGACCTGCTGACATATTATAAGTGAATTTCTTAGCATATGACAAGGCTATATTCATAAATTGTGGAGAAAAAGTACCAATTCCACCATCAGGATTTTGATATGTTGTTCGTTCAATTTCACCGAAATCTAGAGACATAATAGATACTGACATTGCTCCAGTATCACCAATTTTCTGACCAAATCCAAAAGCATTAATTGAAATATCTGCAAACCAAGAGGCATGAGAAAATATTAATTCTGTACCCTCTATTCCAGTTAATCCTGCTACATTTAAAAAGGCACTTTCTAGTCCTCTGACAGAAGCAGTATTTGCTCCAGCCATTCCTGAGCTTTGCGCCCATGGATTTATTAATAGTTCAGAAGCACCAGCTTGTCCAGTTCTCTCGTCGCCCTCTGTTTGAGCGAAAAGTGCAAAAGATATTAAACTAAATAAGCAAATAAATACTAATTTTTGTGTTTTAATTTTCATAAATAATACTTTATTAATCTATATTATAATCCTAGAAACTATCTAAATCAGTTGGCCTAAGCGCACCAAACCATTTAAGTACCTTCTCTCCAATTTCACCTGCATCTACGTGTATGATATAAACACCTGATGCAATTGGAATACCATAATTATTTTTTAAATCCCACTCAAAAAAAGATATATCATTATCTTTTTTTACTTGTCTAATTAAATTTCCGTTAACTGTATAAATTGAGATCGTACATTCCCTAGGTAAATTTGTAATTTTTACTCTGTTATCTACCTGTCCTGTTTCATAGCCAGATGCACCATTATATGGATTAGGAACAATATTAACTTCCTTTAGACCTGCTTCTTTTGCATCCTTATTATCAATTAAAGTTAATATTTCAGATGAATTAAATGTATAGTAAGGATATCCTGAGTTTATTAAAGAATCTGAATTACTATTCGCAATTACACTTAAGTCTCTGTAACCATAATTTTCTTGAACACGAGCTCTAATCACTATTTCATTACCAAGAAATTCTTGATCTCGATTAGAGACCCAATTACCTACCCATTGTATATGTTCAATGACCTGTTTCTTTCTTAAAGAATTCCATGCATTTCCAGAAGTTGATCCAACATATGAATCATAATGTGGATTATCTTCATGATTATGACCTTGATATTCAGTATCTAGAACAAAAACAGCATGACCACCATTCATAGTAACAGAGTTAACCTCATCCCAGTTACTTTGGTCAATAAGATTAGGTTCACCTGCTCCATATATATATCCAGTGGGATTGTATAACATATCATCTCCATTGTGTTCTTCACCTAATGAAGAATTTTCTGAAAACATTAAATTTAATCTCCTACCAGATGAAACATCAATTGCATAGCCTGGAAACCATCCCCAGCCATTCTCAGAATTAAAACCTGATCCGGATAAATCTGGGTTTCCATCTTTATCAACATTACTATCTAATCTTAAATCCCACTTTTCTTCTCCATTTTCTCCTGTTCCAGAGCCTACATCCCATGAACCATAATCATCACCTGAAACCCAGTCATTACTGCTAATTTGATTATTATCTATTGCAGGTCCATTACCATTCCATGATAATTCTGTTTCAGACATATCTAAGACAGGACATCTTGTCCATAAGTCCTTATTAGGAGTTAGAACAACATCAACGTTATTTAAATTATTCAGGTCAGTCTCTGATTTCCATTCTTTCCAAGCTAATCCTCCACCAATTGTATCAATAGAATTGATTTCATTAGTTGTAGTTGAAGATGCTATATTACCCTTGTAATCAGTACTTACTAATTTATAAGGAACTAATGCTTGATTTTCATAAACACCATTTGGATCTAATGAAATATCACCAGACTCTAGCGGAGAACCATCTATACCAAGGTCACCAAAATCTTGGTATTGAAATAGCACTGCATCACTAGCTGTAAAAGAATTATTACCAGATCTAACCCAGTCTAAGGGCCTCAAAAAAGGAGCAAACTGCCATACATCGTCAACATCAGGAATAGGGGCTAACCATAGATTTTGAGTAGCAGAGGTATATTCTGTACCATTAAGAATATCATCTAAATCCTCGGAGGTGGTACCGTTTTCCATAGATGACCAAACTATCTCCTCCATTTGAGAGTTAGTTACAGTGAAACTAATCCAATCTGTACAACTCAAACATCCTAAGTTATCTACCTGTCCTGATTCTAGATCAGATATTTTCTGAAATTTTACTGCTAGACCCCACTCAGGAATAATTTGTTGAGCATTATCTTTTAAAGTGTTCTGTGACAATACCGAAATTGTATCACCGTCTTCTATTTTAGACATTTTCCATGTTACATCGTCAATATTACCTGAGTCGATATCAGTCATTTGAAAAATAAAATCAGCATCTGGGACAGACAATGGATCAATAACACTAATTAATGCAGGAGAACTATTGATCATATACGATAAGGTATCGGAAAAATAATTTTCAGCAATACTATTCCTAGAATTATCTGTTAATTCTAAAAAACCTCCACCATTACCACTTCCCGCTAAACCTGTCTGAGATGGAATTGTACCATAAGATGCAGTCGGAACATCTCCGAATGATTCAGTTTTGTGAGGAATAATTGTATAAGTTCTTATATTTTTTCTACCAGCTAAATATGGCTTCTTTTGTCCTAAAATACTAGGTGAGTAAGCAGATGCAGATGTAAATGGAATTTCTGTAGCATAAGGAATGTACTCATTATAAGCATATGCAATTGCCATATAATAATATGCTTTATTGTTAATTAGTCCAGGATCACCGGATGCAAATTTATCCTCAGTAATCAGAATTGAATTATTTATACCAGAATTCGAAGCACCTAATGTCATATTTTGAGGTAAATATACATTAGGGCCTATACTCTCATCAAGCGAATAATTAACTAAATTAGATATCGGTGTTGAATCATCAGTTGGTGTTGTAACAACATCTCCATCAGCTGTTCTATAATTTTCTATATCACATTGGTATATCATAAATGCCTTATCAGGATTATATAAATCATTCGATGTAACAGTGGCATCCTTAAGTTGAAAAACTTGATAACCTTCGAAAACATAATTTTTATTAATATCTAGGTTTTCAAATACGCCAGGGTTTATTTGTGATTCAACTAAAACATCCGAGATAAATGGATCTTCCTCTGTATACTGATTTGCATAATTATTAGAATTTTCAGCATTTGTTAAATTTATAATTATCTTTTGGTCTAATTCAACAAAATTAATATCTGGTGCACTTGGTCCGTCAATAACTTCAAAACAAATATCAAATAAAGTTTGGGCTTTGTTATCAGCAATCTTCATAAGTTCCACAGAGGCAAAATTATTACCTTCGGAAGCACGGGCCCAAACCACCCCAGTAGTAATATAATTAACAGCACCCGGTTCAAGTGTAAATGGACCAGCAGATTGTAAAAATCTTCTGTCTGCAGGATCATTACCAGCAGTTATTTCTGTCCACTCTTCAGTAAAAGAAGGGTCTGTATTACCAGGAAACATGAAATTGCATTCCGTATTTGAAGATTCCCATCCTGTCCCACCATATGTCATAGGCTGACCATTTTTCCATATTCCACGTAAATAACCATAGTAATGTGTGGCATTCTCTGGATTACCAAAATCAGAAAAATCATTATTGTAATAAACAAACTTGGACATTATAATTTGTTCTCCTGGTTCATCAATTTCACCATCCTTATCATTATCTATTCCATCTCCGATATCAGCTAATGGGCCTCTAAAAAAATCAACTCCAATCGCAGGCGGAGGATCATCAGAATCATAATTATAACCCGCCGTTCCATCATCATCTGCATCGCCATTGTAACAGTATCCCAATCCTAAACTTACATCACATCCAACATAATCATCTTGATAATTTCCAAGATCTGGATCTACCCATTGTCCAAAATAAGTTTCATTAAGAACTGATGTTGATCTATTCATTATTTTATAACTATAAAAAGTCATATTATTTATTTCATCATTGGTAGTAAAACCAAATGCTTGTGCCTGTATTTCAAGTCCAATAGCTGATTCTGAACCAGTTTCTGTGTGAATATTACCATTGTCATTAAAAACCCACCAAAGAGTTTGATCACCAAATAAAACGTCATCATTTTTACAATCTTTTGTCCCCTCTAAATCATATCCAGGATAATCAATCCCAACTGTATACATCCCATCAGCATTTACGTCTTCAAAAGGGGCTAAGTAATCAAATGTGCCATCTACATCAACTCTACTGGCTGGCCAATCAGAAATTACTTGTGCTTGAGAATAATTAGGATAAGAAGTAGCAACATCACAATTCGGATCAGATAAACATGTATTATATCCAACATAATCTTCTACCTCTTGTCGAGTAATGACAAAATGTTTGTCATACTCAGTACAAATATCCTGACCTACGGTACCATAGTCATCACTAGCTACATCAGCATTAAGTGGACCAGGCCAAAAATCATTTCCATCTTGTCTGTAAGTCATACCTGCAACCTTCAAATTTCCTTGATCATCTAGACCTCCAATCCATAAAGCACCAGCAAACATAGAATGTTTACCTCCGCCATTAGGAATCTCATATTTTCCATTATCTAAATCCCACCACATATCACCTCCAGCTAAAATAGTCGTCCTAACATTATTAATATTTAATTCTGTTTGAGCTGTGGCTGCTAAACAACCAGAAGCAATTATCCTATAATTATTATTGTTCGAATCATTTGGATTTGGAATATTTTCCTTTGCATTTAAGCTTGTAAAGCTTATAAAAATAACTAATATTGATACTAAATAATTTTTCATATATCTAAAAGTTTACTTGCATTCCTAATTTTATTAATCTCGGTCTAGTATAACTATCAGGACTATTTACCTTAACATCATATTGATCATAAAAAGCCATCGGATTTACCTGCTGTGAAACATATTGCTGACCTTCAGCAGAGGATAAATATCCATCATCATCTGGATTACCTGTGTACCTGTAAACACCCACAATATTATCTGTATTAAGAAGATTTTCAATTTGAACATATACCTCCATATTTAACTTTCTAGTATCGTTCATTTTAAACTGAAATGTTTTATCAAGTCTTACATCAGTTCTAAAAGTCCAAGGTTTTCGAGCTCCATTTACACTGCCTTCAAGAACGTCTCGTGTATTGACACCAAACATTGCTTGAGCCAAAATATTGGACTGTTGACTGTATGGTGTTCCAGAACCAGCAGCAAATACAAAATTTGCACCAAAATTTTCAAGAATATTTTTTCCAAATAAAACGGGTCCATCATAACGATTACCTGAACCATAACGATAATCAATATTTGCACTAATATTATGCCTTTGGTCAAAATCAAGAGGAAGTGTTGTTCTTAAATTTGGAAAACCATCATTAACTAACTGTTGAGCAGTAGTGGCAGAAGAACCTGATCCATCAGCAAACTGTAAAGTATAATTTGCCGTTAATGACATATTTTTAGTTCTTCTCAAATCATATCCAAATGAAAAACCTTTAACATTTCCAAAATCTATATTGTCAAAATGTGTATATGTCATAGGGTAAGCTTCTGTAACTCTTGCGGCCTGAATCATATCACTTAACTCTCTATAAAATGCCGAAAAAGTGATGGCTGAATGACCTGTTAATGCTTGAGTAAAACCAACTTCATAATCTGTTGTCTTTTCAGGTAATAAATTTGGATTCGCCACTTCAGTTGTATTAGCTTCTAAAAATAAATAGTCAAATGGGTTCATTATATTATTAGAGGGTGGTCGTTGTGTTAAGATATCATAATGTGCAAAAAACATAGCCTCATCTGAAATTGGAAAATTAAATGATATTCTTGGCATTACAGAAACCGCTGGTGTATAATCTTCAAATGCATCTCCAGTTAAACCTCTATTAGGATCTGATAAATGATCAGGGTTTTGTAAAAAAGGTATTACACCACTTCCAAGACTTAAGACAGAGGGGTCTGTTACTGGCAGACCTGTAGCATCATACCAATTATCACCATCTCTATATCCAGTAATCTGAGTTTGATCAGTTATTGAATTAGCATATACTACAAAATTATCACCGATATTGGATGGATGTGCTGGTGCACTTGCATCTACAGTTGGATTTAAACCAGGATTTACTTCAGCTGCTGTCCTAGTTGGATAAAGTGAATACTTATCTTTTAACACCTCCTGATTTGCATCATATCTATCTATTCTTAAACCAACATTAAATACAATGTCGTCAAAAGCAAATTTGTCTTGTATGTAGGCAGCTGAATATAAGGGCTCAAAAGGAGATATTCTTCTTGTATAATCACCATTATCATCCTTTTCATTTAAAAAATCATCAAAGGAAACACGCTCATTTATTTCACTCCCTGTATGATCATACCCATAATAATAAAGATTTAAATAGTCACCCTGAAGTAATTCATCAGCAGCAAACATATCTATGGAAAAAACACCTGGATCATACTGATCTATATATAAATAATCATTAACTCCAAGTCCAAGCTCCTCTCTTAAGTTTTGACCAAATGTAGTGTAATTTTCATTGTCTTCACTAACATCGTAGAATGTAGAAAATATTAATACATCTTCATCAAAATCCCATTGTACCTCATCATCTACATAGTACTGAGGATTTGTTAAGTGTTGATTTGCTAACTGTCTAGCAGTACTCCATAGTGCAGGTGTATAAACTCTATAATATCTTTCTTTCTTTTTTTCATATTCAAAACCAAAAAGAATTGAATGGTTACCTATATCAGCAGAAGCTGAACCAGAAAAGGTTTGCTTTTGTTCTGAGTAATCATATGAGAAGTAATTAGGGTATCCTGAATTCCACCATAAACCATAAACATCAGGCGGAGAATCACCATTCATTAATGCACTAAATTGTACATGTTCGCGAGTTGGATTTTGTCCTTCTTCCATAAAAGAGTGGAAAAAATCATAATAATCTTGAGTATAGTTAGCAAGTAGAGGATTAGCATCACTAGCTTCAAAATCTAAAGTCACATGCTCTTGCAAAAGCACACCTGTTTGTGTTTCCTGTTGCCATAATAAATTTCCGTTTTCATCTACATCTTGGAATCCATCCGAATTTAAAACCGGAACTTTATTACCGTTTTGATCTAACACATATACATCATATGAATCCCAAAAAAAAGGCGACGTATTTGTAAAAGTTGTGTCATCTATAGATGGAGTGAATTTTCCAACATAACCATATTTAAAATAATCAGTACCATGATTTGGGTTTTCTAGTTTTGCTTTGTAAGCAGAGTAATCAGCTTGTAACGTATAGAATACATTCTTAACTAAACCTTGTGCTTCATCACCACTTAATTTATGTTGGATTCTAGCGTAGAAATTATAATTATCCCTAATGTATTGTCTATTATTGTCAAAATTTAGTAATTGTTTTCTCCACCAAAGAGAGCTTCCCATATCAACATGATGTGAAAAATTACCACCAACAGTTAGATTGATATCTTTTGTAATTCTTGCATCTAATTTTCCCTGAAGTTGTAATTTTTCATCACTTAAGTTTTTTTTCACATCTTGAATTGTCCAATCGTCAGATGTCAATTGTTCTGCTGCATTTAAAGAATAACTAGATGCATAGTTTCCATAAGAGGGAGTTCCTATAAACTCTAAAGGATGATTTTGAATTTCCGATAACACACTATTTCTCAAAGCAGGAACACCAATTGCAGAGGGGTCAGGATCTAATTTATGATTATATTCCCCCGTAATTAAATAACCAAGTATTGGTGTCTTATCATCATCTTTTTTTCTCCAAATTGGACCAGACAAATTAAAACCAATTAAATTATGATTATAAGGGTCTGTAAGTTGAGATGAACCTATCTCAAATCCTCCTTTAGTAATTCTAGAGGGGCCCCTTGTTGTAATACTAATAATACCACCAGTTGCATCACCATATTGAGCAGGCAAGCCCCCAGTTACAACTGTCATTTGATCAATTGCAGACTGTGGCAAAACATTTGAATTACCAGTAATTTTTATCCCATCAATATAGTAAGATGTTGCATTACTTCTAGATCCACGCACATTAATAGAACCCTCAGTATCAGACTGATAAATACCAGCTGTTGTGGCAGCAACATTTTGCACATTTCTGGTTGGTAGGGACGTAATTTGCTCAGCAGTTTTGGTTGAACCAGACTTATCCGCATCAATTAGCGGAACATCATATTCAATCACCTGTACTTCAGTCAATTCATTTGTACTGACTTTTAATTCGTAATCACTAAATGTAATTTTATTTGGCGATATCAGTACATTATTTTGAATAATAGTATTATATCCAATAAAAGATATCTCTACAGAGTATGTTCCTGGGTTAATTGGTTTTATTGTAAAATTACCATCAAAATCAGATGCGCCTCCAATTATAGTTGCACCATCCATTTTAACCACAACATTTGCCATAGGTATAGTTTCGCCTGTCATCGCATCTGTTACTTTCCCTTTTAATGTTCCACTTTGAGCAAAAACATTTAAAGATGTAAAGAAAACAATGAGAAATAGTATAATATTTTTATGCATATAACTTTATTTATGAGATGTAAAATTATTATATTTTTTAATGCACCAAATATATAAGAAAATAACAGATTTACAAAATATAATTATTTATAATAAGTATATTTATATCATATGTTAATAAATAATCTTTCAAACCACAAATTATTCGCTTTCCTATCAATTATAATAATAGGTTGCAGTAATGACTATAACTTTCCTAATGTTGATGTAAATATTACAATCCCTGTGACAATGCCTCAATACAATAATATGTATGGCAATTTGTGGGGTTATGAGTATTTAAATGGCGGTTTAGGTGGAGTTATCATCGTACAAGGAATGGATGATTTTATTGCATATGATCGATCGTGTACATTTGAAGTTAACTCTGAGTGTATAGTTTCTGGTCAGTACACCAATGATCCTATTTTAACCTGTAACTGTTGCAATTCACAATTTATTATTACAGACGGATCCGTGACTGAGGGCCCTGCAAATCAAGCTTTAAAAAAATACAATACCTTTTTTGATGGAGAAATACTATATATTACCAATTAATATCTATAAGTGTCAGGCTTAAAAGGTCCCGTTTTCGAAACACTAATATATTTCGCCTGCTCATCTGTTAACTCTTCTAACTCTACATCTAGCTTCTCAAGATGAAGTCTAGCAACTAGCTCATCCAAATGTTTTGGTAACACATAAACCTTATTTTCATACGACTCAACATTTTTCCATAATTCTATTTGCGCTAGCACTTGATTTGTAAATGAATTAGACATTACGAATGAAGGGTGACCAGTTGCACAACCCAAATTAACCAACCTACCTTCAGCCAATAAAATAATTTGCTTACCATTATCCAAAGTATACAAATCAACCTGTGGTTTTATTTGTTCTTTAACAGCATTTGCATTTAACCAAGCAACATCTATTTCATTATCAAAATGACCAATATTACAAACAATAGCTTTATCTCTCATTAGTTCAAAATGCTCTTGAGAAACTACGTTTTTATTACCAGTAGCAGTTATAATAATATCACTTTTCTTAACTGCATCAATCATTTTTATTACTGGGAAACCATCCATTGATGCTTGAAGGGCACATATAGGGTCAATTTCTGTGACAATTACTCTTGCTCCCCCACCTACGAGTGACGCAACTGTTCCTTTACCCACATCGCCATAACCGGCAACTGTAGCGACCTTACCAGCTAACATAATATCTGTAGCTCTTCTAATTGAGTCAACAGCTGATTCACGACAACCATACTTATTATCGAATTTAGATTTTGTAACTGAGTCATTAACGTTAATAGCTGGGATTGGCAATGTGTTGTTTTTTTCTCTTTGATACAACCTTAGTACCCCAGTAGTAGTTTCCTCACTTAAACCATTAATATTACTGACAAGTTCTGGATATTGATCTAAAACCATATTAGTCAAATCTCCCCCATCATCAAGAATCATATTTAAAGGTTTTTTGTCCTTAAATGCAAATATTGTTTGCTCTATACACCAATCAAAATCATCTTCCGTCATTCCCTTCCAAGCAAAAACAGGAACATTAGCTTGAGCTATAGCGGCAGCAGCATGATCCTGGGTAGAAAAAATATTACATGATGACCATGATACTTCAGCACCAAGATCTATGAGCGTTTCAATTAATACAGCAGTTTGTATTGTCATATGAAGACAACCAGCGATTCTAGCACCCTTTAATGGCTTTTCAGATTGATATTTTTTTCTAAGCATCATTAATCCCGGCATTTCTGCTTCTGCTAACTTAATCTCTTTTCTTCCCCATTCTGCTAAAGAAATATCTTTAATTTTGTAATTCATATGTTGTAATTTTGTTTTCATAATTTACATTAATTGTTTTCATAATTTGCGTGAGTACAAAGTTAATACATATTTAAATTTTATAATCTTTATTATTAGAAATATTTATGCCAATAATTAAATTAGAAGAAACTAAAAATTATAATATTGCCTTGTGGTCTATTAATGAGAGCCTAGAGGATCTTATAAAAATTCTTAAGCCGACAAATAAAGAACTTGAAACAATTAAATATTACAAAAATATTCAGCGCAAAAAACAAAATATCGCTAGCAGAATTTTATTAAATAAATTATCTAAAAAAAAAGAAGAATTGTTATACATGCCACATGGTGCCCCATATTGCAATACATTTCAAAACATTTCCATAAGTCATTCAAAAAATTATTGCGGTGTTGTAACAAGCAATCAACCAGTTGGGTTAGACATTCAATTCAAAAAAGAAAATATACACGAGATAAGTAATCGTTTTCTCAATTTGATGGAAAAAAATATTACAAAAAATAAAAATGACAATATACATTTTGTTTGGTGTACAAAAGAAGCAATATATAAAACCTTAAACGGTAGCACGTGTTCTTTTAAAGAAAATATTATTATTAATAATATAAACAAAAACAATATAAAAGCGACCTTTGTAAAAAAAGATATTTTAATTAAATACAATGTAAACTGTCAAAAAATTGACAATTATTTTATAACAATTGCAACTATAAAAAAATGATTGAAATATATAGCTATTTGATTGACAACATATTTCAGTTTTTAGGTGTTGTACTGAGCATCGTATATGTTGTATTCTCAATAAAACAAAACATATTATGTTGGGCTGCATTATTTGCGGCTTCATTATGCAATATATTTGCATACAATCAAATTAATCTTCCTTTACAGGTTAGTATGCAGTTTTTTTTTATTGGGACTGCTTTTTACGGCTGGTATCAGTGGAAAAATACAAAAAACAATTTGCCGTTAAAAGTATCAAAATGGACAATTAGACAACATCTTTTTTGGTTGCTATTTGGTTTCATATTTACATTAATACTAAGTCTATTCTTAAAAAAACTTAATATAAGTAGCTATCCTTTTCTAGACTCTTTAATGTTCACTTTTAATTTAATACCAATGTATATGACTGGTAAAAAAATTATTGAATCCTGGTTATACTTTATAGCTATTGATATAATAAGT
This sequence is a window from Flavobacteriales bacterium TMED191. Protein-coding genes within it:
- a CDS encoding adenosylhomocysteinase; translated protein: MKTKLQHMNYKIKDISLAEWGRKEIKLAEAEMPGLMMLRKKYQSEKPLKGARIAGCLHMTIQTAVLIETLIDLGAEVSWSSCNIFSTQDHAAAAIAQANVPVFAWKGMTEDDFDWCIEQTIFAFKDKKPLNMILDDGGDLTNMVLDQYPELVSNINGLSEETTTGVLRLYQREKNNTLPIPAINVNDSVTKSKFDNKYGCRESAVDSIRRATDIMLAGKVATVAGYGDVGKGTVASLVGGGARVIVTEIDPICALQASMDGFPVIKMIDAVKKSDIIITATGNKNVVSQEHFELMRDKAIVCNIGHFDNEIDVAWLNANAVKEQIKPQVDLYTLDNGKQIILLAEGRLVNLGCATGHPSFVMSNSFTNQVLAQIELWKNVESYENKVYVLPKHLDELVARLHLEKLDVELEELTDEQAKYISVSKTGPFKPDTYRY
- a CDS encoding 4'-phosphopantetheinyl transferase superfamily protein — encoded protein: MPIIKLEETKNYNIALWSINESLEDLIKILKPTNKELETIKYYKNIQRKKQNIASRILLNKLSKKKEELLYMPHGAPYCNTFQNISISHSKNYCGVVTSNQPVGLDIQFKKENIHEISNRFLNLMEKNITKNKNDNIHFVWCTKEAIYKTLNGSTCSFKENIIINNINKNNIKATFVKKDILIKYNVNCQKIDNYFITIATIKK
- a CDS encoding PorV/PorQ family protein — protein: MKIKTQKLVFICLFSLISFALFAQTEGDERTGQAGASELLINPWAQSSGMAGANTASVRGLESAFLNVAGLTGIEGTELIFSHASWFADISINAFGFGQKIGDTGAMSVSIMSLDFGEIERTTYQNPDGGIGTFSPQFMNIALSYAKKFTYNMSAGLTVKMISESAAELSANGVALDAGVHYETGRRGEAKFGITLKNIGPRMEFNGDGDDVTVNGLNGYDMTMEIRSASFELPSLLNIGGSYDFYLLNDEFRITCSETFVSNSFSKDQFLTGLEVSWKEMVTLRGGYGYESGILDDFDEGRTTSFKGLSAGFSVELPLSDETNFGLDYSYRPADPLQSVHTFGARIVL